One stretch of Bacteroidota bacterium DNA includes these proteins:
- a CDS encoding endonuclease domain-containing protein → MIEKLFNIKSQKEKRKYLRNNATNAEKKLWVFLRNSQLNENKFRRQHGIGPYIVDFYCPELKLVIEVDGEIHNTKEAKEYDDKRTKYFQLYQISVLRFRNNEIFNDVESVLQAILVKAKEIISTTP, encoded by the coding sequence ATGATCGAAAAACTTTTTAACATAAAATCCCAAAAAGAAAAACGCAAATATCTTCGCAACAACGCCACAAACGCCGAGAAAAAGCTCTGGGTATTTTTACGCAACAGCCAACTCAATGAAAACAAATTTCGCAGGCAACACGGAATTGGTCCATACATTGTAGATTTTTATTGTCCTGAATTAAAATTGGTGATTGAAGTTGATGGAGAAATTCATAATACAAAAGAAGCAAAAGAGTACGATGATAAACGAACAAAATATTTTCAGTTGTATCAAATTTCTGTTTTACGATTTAGAAACAATGAAATCTTTAATGATGTAGAAAGTGTATTGCAAGCAATTTTAGTTAAAGCAAAGGAAATAATTTCCACCACCCCTTAA
- a CDS encoding dipeptide epimerase, translating into MNNSRRSFFQKSAAAFAASSMLSTIPFFHINSQTSKKLKMTFRPYTLELKHVFTVAAFSRTTTPVVLVEIEYDGLVGYGEASMPPYLGESQESVIAFLKRVDLSKYSNPFDLETILADIDALAFHNTAAKAAIDIALHDLVGKIIGQPWYNIWGYDKNKAPNTTFTIGIDKADVVREKTKEAAGFKILKVKLGKENDKEMIESVRAITDVPLTADPNQGWKDKFYALDMIHWLKEKGVVYIEQPLAKEKYDDHAWLTERSPLPILADESCQRLSDISKVKGAYSGIVIKLMKCTGMREANKMITLARSYNMKIMFGCMTETSCAISAASQMSPMVDWADLDGMLLIKNDAFTGTTVKDGKLILSDGAGIGVKKIA; encoded by the coding sequence ATGAATAATTCTCGCCGTTCGTTCTTCCAGAAATCCGCCGCTGCTTTTGCAGCATCATCAATGTTATCGACAATTCCTTTTTTTCACATCAATTCTCAGACAAGCAAAAAATTGAAAATGACATTTCGACCATACACGCTGGAATTGAAACATGTCTTTACGGTTGCGGCATTCAGCAGAACAACAACCCCGGTTGTTTTGGTGGAGATTGAATATGACGGACTTGTTGGTTATGGCGAAGCATCAATGCCGCCGTATCTGGGAGAATCGCAAGAGAGTGTGATCGCATTCTTGAAACGTGTCGATCTTTCAAAATATAGTAATCCATTCGATCTGGAGACAATCCTTGCCGATATTGATGCGCTTGCATTTCATAATACAGCTGCAAAAGCTGCGATTGATATTGCTCTTCACGATCTTGTCGGGAAAATAATTGGTCAGCCCTGGTATAACATTTGGGGATATGATAAAAATAAAGCTCCGAATACAACATTTACCATTGGTATTGATAAAGCTGATGTTGTGAGGGAAAAAACAAAAGAAGCAGCCGGATTTAAAATCTTAAAAGTGAAATTAGGGAAAGAAAATGATAAGGAAATGATTGAGTCCGTTCGCGCTATTACCGATGTTCCGTTGACGGCCGATCCGAATCAAGGATGGAAAGACAAGTTTTATGCGTTGGATATGATCCACTGGTTAAAGGAAAAAGGGGTGGTCTATATAGAACAGCCGTTGGCGAAAGAAAAATATGATGATCACGCTTGGTTGACAGAACGAAGTCCTTTGCCTATCCTCGCTGATGAAAGTTGCCAGCGGTTGAGTGACATATCGAAAGTTAAAGGAGCGTATAGCGGCATCGTTATTAAATTGATGAAGTGTACCGGCATGCGTGAAGCAAATAAAATGATCACGCTCGCTCGTTCTTACAACATGAAGATCATGTTCGGTTGTATGACAGAAACATCCTGCGCCATCTCCGCTGCGTCACAAATGTCACCGATGGTGGATTGGGCCGATCTGGATGGGATGCTATTGATCAAGAACGATGCTTTTACTGGAACGACTGTGAAGGATGGGAAATTAATCTTGAGTGATGGGGCGGGTATTGGTGTGAAAAAGATTGCATAA
- a CDS encoding DUF47 family protein → MRLDRMIQALLPHDEKFFVLFDKLARAIVEAAETLRTLPSQANNERETTVKKIQDLEQKADSITHEIYTELNKTFVTPFDREDVHLLASTLDDVLDYIDGSAKRFHMYKIKKNSPDIQRLTEIIYQSALEIQRGVILVADMRRAEELQKILQKINQFENDADTIFDHAIAELFDKETDAIELIKTKEVLVNLETTTDKCEDVANVLETLFIKNA, encoded by the coding sequence ATGAGACTCGACAGAATGATTCAAGCGTTACTTCCACACGACGAAAAATTTTTCGTCCTTTTTGACAAACTTGCACGTGCCATTGTTGAAGCAGCAGAGACATTACGAACTCTCCCCTCTCAGGCAAACAACGAACGCGAAACAACGGTAAAAAAAATACAAGATCTTGAACAAAAAGCGGATTCCATCACGCATGAAATCTACACCGAACTCAACAAAACGTTCGTCACTCCTTTCGACCGAGAAGATGTCCATCTTCTAGCATCAACGCTCGACGATGTATTGGACTATATTGACGGCAGCGCGAAACGTTTCCACATGTATAAAATCAAAAAGAATTCTCCCGATATCCAACGCCTTACTGAAATTATTTACCAATCTGCATTAGAAATTCAACGCGGTGTCATTCTTGTGGCCGACATGCGCCGTGCAGAGGAACTTCAAAAGATCCTTCAAAAAATCAACCAATTTGAAAATGATGCCGATACGATCTTCGATCACGCAATTGCAGAATTGTTTGACAAAGAAACCGATGCCATTGAACTGATTAAAACCAAAGAAGTGCTTGTAAATCTTGAAACAACAACAGATAAATGCGAAGACGTTGCAAACGTACTTGAGACTCTCTTCATTAAAAACGCCTAA